A stretch of DNA from Maridesulfovibrio sp.:
ATGCTCCGAAACTGGGTGCGTAGGTGACCTGTCCGCCGATGAGCGGGTCGTCGGTCATATCTTCGAAAGCTTCCTTCTGCTGGTCGCGGTCAAGGGCGCTGCGTCGTGTTGACTGGGCGAAAATTGTTACCCGTAACGGCTCAACCGGCTGCAACCCGGCGGCAACAATGGGCAGAGACTCGTCAATTGAGTCGAAGATCGGTTCGTTATTGAAAATTGTGTTTACGAATTGAGTTCTGCCGTTGCCTGCAAAGCGGTTTTCGTCAATGAACGATTCCGGGTCTGTCCAACCCAGAGATATGTATGCCTGTTTATTGCCGAAGTGCTGGGTATAAAGCAGGTCGGAAATGGATACCTGTCCGCCGGCTGTGGTGCGGGATGCCTGCCCGTTCAGTGGAGAAGCTACCAATCCTCTGCTGGAAGGGTTGCTGCCGGTGTCGGAATATCCTCCCTGCATCTGGAGAAAGAAAGCGCCGTTCCCAAAGGGCTGCCAGTTCAGTCTGACCCTTGCCTTGACCGCGCCCTGATCCTTCCCTTCCTTGCTTTCGCCGTTTATTCTGGTGTCTGAATAGCCGTCCCAGTAGGCCAGCACATCGCCGTCTATGGTCATGGGACCGGTGGCATTCTGGAATTCGTCCCATTGCTTGCGTATGGATTGCAGCAGTACTGATTTCGTCCGTTCCGAATTGCCATGCAGCCCCAGATAGTCGCGCAAAGAGTCTTCGCAAAAGGCCGGTCTGGCTGTAGCGAGGATAAGAAATAACAGCAGCGGGAGAATTTTTATTTTCATATACGGATCAGTTTTTTTTCAGGAGTTCAAGAAGACCGGTGAGAACCGTTTCAAGGCTTTGTCTTTTAACTGCCGCACGGTCGCCGGGGAACAGAAATTTTTCGGCCCGGCAGGTTCCGTTGACACACCAGCCTATCCAGACTGTGCCTACCGGTTTGTCGGGGGTTCCCCCTGTAGGCCCGGCAATTCCGGACAGTGATACGCCTGCATCGGTGCCCAGAGTCCTGCAGACCCCTTCGGCCATGGCCAGCACGGTCGCCTCGCTTACCGCGCCGTGTTCAATCAGAGTGGCTTCCGGCACATGGAGCAGGGACATTTTAATCTGGTTGGAGTAGGCTACAACCGCCCCGGAAAACCATGCGGAACTGCCCGAAAAATCGGTCAGCGTAGCGGCAACAAGGCCCCCGGTGCACGATTCCGCGGTTCCGAGAGTCCAGCCTTTATCTATCAGTATTTTGCCTATGGCGGGTACAATGTTATCAATCATGCAGGCACTCTATACCTAATTCCGGCACATTTGAAGAGGTCCGGTACAGATATTAATGGTTGCCCCCTGCTACATCGTGCTATACACCGTTGGCAGCGGACCCGGCAGGGTGTATGATGCTCCTGCCGAATGTGTCGGGCGGCCCGGCGTGACAATCGCGTACGTTCTGTGAATGTGACGCAGCCGCTTTCTATGAAATCCGGGACCGGGACGGTGCGGTCCTTTAAATCGGGATGACGGACTTGCTGCCGTGAATTTCAGGAATGCCGCTGAATACATCTGGAAAAGGCACTGCGCTCATTGGAATTGGATTCTGATGGTCTGTTTCGTGGTGCTCTTTCTTGCCGCGCTCTGGCTGCATTCGATAATAATGTTTTTTGCCAGTGCCGGAGTCGCGGTTATTTCGCTTTGCGAGCTTCCGGACCCTGTCCCGCCGTTCAAAAGCATAGACCTCCTGATTGCAAAGGAACGCGTCTGGCTCAGGAAGCCGTGGAACAGGAAAAAATGGCTTCAGACATTCGGTTTTTTTGTCGGGACGTGCTATCTTTTCGTTTCCTGCTGGGCGGGGAGCACTATGGCGCTGCTGCTGTTCATCGGTATCTGCGTCAATATCGGCTGCGTATATTCCAACAAGGCCATGGGTGTGGACGATCTTTAATTTCCATGGCGGCTGCCCCTTTATAAATGTCCGTACATCGGTTACTGGCATATCGATCCGTATGTTTATTGTGTGTGCGGTGTGTTTGAAACATGTTTTGCAGGTCTGTGGAAACAGCCCCTTTTATATATTGATCATGAAGAGGAGAAGGAAATGCTCGATTTGAAGTTTGTTCAGAACAATCTGGATGCTGTCCGCGAAAGCCTTGAAAAAAGAAGTTCCAAACTTGATGTAAACGAATTCAGCAGTCTTGATTCCCGCCGCAAGGAACTGCTGCAGGAAGTGGAAGCGTTGAAAGCGGAGCGCAACTCCACCTCTTCCGAGATTGCCCGTATCAAAAAGGAAAAAGGGGATGCATCCGAAATAATTGCCAGAATGGGAGAAGTCTCCGGAAGGATCAAGGCTCTTGATGAAGATCTCCGGGATATTGAATCCGCAGAACGCGACTGGCTTGTTTCTGTTCCCAACATGCCGCACGAGTCCGTGCCGTTCGGCAGAACCGAGGACGATAACCCGGTTATAAGAGTATGGGGCGAAAAGCCTGAATTCGATTTTACTCCCCGCGAACACTGGGATCTGGCCGTGGAGTTGGGCGGAGTTGATTTTGAACGCGCCGCAAAGCTTACCGGTGCTCGTTTCGCCGTGCTAAAAAAGTGGGGCGCCAGACTGGAACGGGCTCTGACCTCTTTCATGGTGGACATCCAGACCAACGAACACGGCTATACCGAGGTGATCCCTCCGTATATAGTCAACCGCGAGTCCCTTTTCGGAACCGGGCAGCTGCCTAAATTCGCCGAGGACCTCTTCAAGCTGGAAAACTGGGATTACTTCATGATCCCGACTGCCGAGGTCCCGCTGACCAACCTGCATCGGGACGAAGTGCTTGCCGAGGAAGATCTCTCCGTTGCCTATTGCGCGCCCACTCCGTGCTTCCGTTCCGAAGCCGGATCATACGGCAAGGATACCAAAGGCCTTATCCGTCAGCATCAGTTCCACAAAGTGGAAATGGTCCGCTTTGCTCATCCGGACAGGTCTTTTGAAGATCTGGAAGCAATGACCGGACATGCCGAAGAGATTCTGAAGCGTTTGAACCTGCACTACCGGGTAATTACCCTGTGTACCGGGGACATGGGTTTCGGCTCGGCCAAGACCTACGACATTGAAGTCTGGCTGCCCGGCCAGGACAAGTATCGCGAGATTTCGTCCTGCTCCAACTGCATGGATTTTCAGGCCCGCCGCGCGAATATCAAGTTCAAGGCAGCCGGAGCCAAGAAAGCCCAGTTTGTGCATACTCTCAACGGATCAGGTCTGGCCGTGGGACGCACCTTTGTCGCAGTAGTTGAAAACTACCAGCAGAAGGACGGTTCCATCGTAGTCCCCGAGGCTCTGCGTCCCTATATGGGCGGAATGGAAGTCATTACTGCGGATTAAGGAACATTTTATCAGGATGTATCCGATGGCCTTAAACCATTTTGCAAATATGGTTATTGCATCAGCTCCGCATAATTTTTTGCTAATGAGATAATTATCAAAGCAACAGTTTTAAATTATCAGGGTTTCCAAAGGGGATTATCTCCTTTGGCCGCCGGCGGCGAAATCAAATGACTGAAAGCGCGAAGCGCATCAAAATAAGAGGCCGTAATTCCTATTGGAGTTACGGCCTTTTGGTTTTTTCAGGGTAGGGTAATGGCGAAGTCGGTTTATTTTCCGGCCATGGCCATGAGTCTGGATATGCGTTCTTCGGTGGTGGGGTGGGTGCTGAACCAGTTGGCCATGTTTCCGCCGCTGAAGGGGTTGACTATGAACATGTTTTCAGTGGCCGGGTTGGCGTCCATGGGCAGGTTGCGCACGGTTGCATCCAGTTTGTAGAGGGCCGAGGCGAGGGCCTTGGGGTCGTGTGAAATACGTGCTCCTGTCGAATCCGCAAGGAATTCGCGGGACCGGGATATGGCCATCTGGATAAGTGACGCTGCAATGGGGGCCACTATTGCCAGGGCTATGGCCGCAATGGGGTTTGAGCCTTCTTCGTCATCGTTGCCGAAGCCGAAAATGGCCGCCCATTGCATCATGTTGGCGATCATCATTATGGCTCCGGCCAGCACTGCGGCTACGGACTGGATAAGTATGTCCCTGTTGGTGATGTGGCCTATTTCATGGGCGATTACTCCGCGCAGTTCTTCCGGGGTCAGTATGCGCATTATCCCGCTGGTTACGGCTACCACCGCGTTTTCAGGGTTTCGTCCGGTGGCGAAGGCATTGGGTGAATCCTGCTCGATGACGTACAGGCGCGGAGCGGGAATTCCGGCATTGGCGGCCAGTTCCTGCACCATGGAGTGAACCATGGGCGCATCCGATGCGGACAGTTGGCGGGCACGGTACATGGACAATACTATTTTGTCTGAATACCAGTAACTGCCGACATTCATGAATATGGCGAATGCAAAGGCTATGACCAGTCCGGTCCGCCCTCCCATCATGCTTCCGAGAAAGAGGATGATTGCCGTCAGCGCGGCAAGCAGAAAAAAGGTTTTGATCTGGCTTGTCATATTTCGGGCTCCTGTAATTACCTTGTTGTTATGCTTTATCCTGAAATGCAGAAAAATATAAAACGGCCGCACCTTGAAGATGCGGCTGTCTCAAACATATTAC
This window harbors:
- a CDS encoding carbohydrate porin, whose protein sequence is MKIKILPLLLFLILATARPAFCEDSLRDYLGLHGNSERTKSVLLQSIRKQWDEFQNATGPMTIDGDVLAYWDGYSDTRINGESKEGKDQGAVKARVRLNWQPFGNGAFFLQMQGGYSDTGSNPSSRGLVASPLNGQASRTTAGGQVSISDLLYTQHFGNKQAYISLGWTDPESFIDENRFAGNGRTQFVNTIFNNEPIFDSIDESLPIVAAGLQPVEPLRVTIFAQSTRRSALDRDQQKEAFEDMTDDPLIGGQVTYAPSFGALQGNYRFFFWTNTYEQPRLDNSEGAENWGLGFNMDQDITKEFGIFARLGRGNGAVNSVTWTWSAGTHWQGPLPGRSEDVWGVAAGGLQGNRHTSDNDMEFHYESYYEIKLADNFSIIPDITYVTNSNCNSENDDIVFGMLKFFFTFSTP
- a CDS encoding CinA family protein — protein: MIDNIVPAIGKILIDKGWTLGTAESCTGGLVAATLTDFSGSSAWFSGAVVAYSNQIKMSLLHVPEATLIEHGAVSEATVLAMAEGVCRTLGTDAGVSLSGIAGPTGGTPDKPVGTVWIGWCVNGTCRAEKFLFPGDRAAVKRQSLETVLTGLLELLKKN
- the serS gene encoding serine--tRNA ligase; the protein is MLDLKFVQNNLDAVRESLEKRSSKLDVNEFSSLDSRRKELLQEVEALKAERNSTSSEIARIKKEKGDASEIIARMGEVSGRIKALDEDLRDIESAERDWLVSVPNMPHESVPFGRTEDDNPVIRVWGEKPEFDFTPREHWDLAVELGGVDFERAAKLTGARFAVLKKWGARLERALTSFMVDIQTNEHGYTEVIPPYIVNRESLFGTGQLPKFAEDLFKLENWDYFMIPTAEVPLTNLHRDEVLAEEDLSVAYCAPTPCFRSEAGSYGKDTKGLIRQHQFHKVEMVRFAHPDRSFEDLEAMTGHAEEILKRLNLHYRVITLCTGDMGFGSAKTYDIEVWLPGQDKYREISSCSNCMDFQARRANIKFKAAGAKKAQFVHTLNGSGLAVGRTFVAVVENYQQKDGSIVVPEALRPYMGGMEVITAD
- the htpX gene encoding zinc metalloprotease HtpX, which gives rise to MTSQIKTFFLLAALTAIILFLGSMMGGRTGLVIAFAFAIFMNVGSYWYSDKIVLSMYRARQLSASDAPMVHSMVQELAANAGIPAPRLYVIEQDSPNAFATGRNPENAVVAVTSGIMRILTPEELRGVIAHEIGHITNRDILIQSVAAVLAGAIMMIANMMQWAAIFGFGNDDEEGSNPIAAIALAIVAPIAASLIQMAISRSREFLADSTGARISHDPKALASALYKLDATVRNLPMDANPATENMFIVNPFSGGNMANWFSTHPTTEERISRLMAMAGK